From a single Opisthocomus hoazin isolate bOpiHoa1 chromosome 6, bOpiHoa1.hap1, whole genome shotgun sequence genomic region:
- the FAM78B gene encoding protein FAM78B isoform X1, with amino-acid sequence MGCLQSVACKARVRREQIVVSDVSATIEPAATAIEESSPVVLRYRTPYFRASARVLMPPIARRHTWVVGWIQACNHMEFYNTYSDLGVSSWELPDLREGRVKAISDSDGVSYPWYGNTTETVTLVGPTNKISRFSVSMNDNFYPSVTWAVPVSNSNVPLLTRIKRDQSFTTWLVAMNTTTKEKIILQTIKWRMRVDIEVDPMQLLGQRARLVGRTQQEQPQILSRMEPIPPNALVKPNANDAQVLMWRPKRGQPIVVIPPK; translated from the exons ATGGGGTGCCTGCAGAGCGTGGCCTGCAAGGCGCGGGTGCGCCGGGAGCAGATCGTGGTGTCGGACGTGTCGGCCACCATCGAGCCGGCGGCCACCGCCATCGAGGAGAGCTCGCCGGTGGTGCTGCGCTACCGCACGCCCTACTTCCGTGCCTCGGCCCGCGTCCTGATGCCACCCATCGCCCGGCGGCACACCTGGGTGGTGGGCTGGATCCAGGCCTGCAACCACATGGAGTTCTACAACACCTACAGCGACCTCGGCGT GTCGAGCTGGGAGCTGCCCGACCTGCGAGAAGGACGAGTGAAAGCCATCAGCGATTCGGATGGTGTGAGCTACCCCTGGTATGGAAACACCACAGAAACCGTCACCCTGGTGGGGCCCACTAACAAGATCTCCAGGTTCTCAGTGAGCATGAATGACAATTTCTACCCCAGCGTGACGTGGGCTGTCCCTGTGAGCAACAGTAACGTGCCGCTGCTGACCAGGATTAAAAGGGACCAGAGCTTTACCACGTGGCTGGTGGCCATGAACACCACCACCAAGGAAAAAATCATCTTGCAGACTATAAAGTGGAGGATGCGAGTGGACATTGAGGTTGATCCCATGCAGCTGCTGGGGCAGCGGGCGCGGCTGGTGGGAAGGACTCAGCAGGAGCAGCCCCAGATCCTCAGCAGGATGGAGCCCATCCCACCAAACGCACTAGTGAAACCCAACGCCAACGATGCCCAAGTCCTCATGTGGAGACCCAAGCGTGGCCAGCCCATAGTCGTGATACCTCCCAAGTAG
- the FAM78B gene encoding protein FAM78B isoform X2, which yields MNDNFYPSVTWAVPVSNSNVPLLTRIKRDQSFTTWLVAMNTTTKEKIILQTIKWRMRVDIEVDPMQLLGQRARLVGRTQQEQPQILSRMEPIPPNALVKPNANDAQVLMWRPKRGQPIVVIPPK from the coding sequence ATGAATGACAATTTCTACCCCAGCGTGACGTGGGCTGTCCCTGTGAGCAACAGTAACGTGCCGCTGCTGACCAGGATTAAAAGGGACCAGAGCTTTACCACGTGGCTGGTGGCCATGAACACCACCACCAAGGAAAAAATCATCTTGCAGACTATAAAGTGGAGGATGCGAGTGGACATTGAGGTTGATCCCATGCAGCTGCTGGGGCAGCGGGCGCGGCTGGTGGGAAGGACTCAGCAGGAGCAGCCCCAGATCCTCAGCAGGATGGAGCCCATCCCACCAAACGCACTAGTGAAACCCAACGCCAACGATGCCCAAGTCCTCATGTGGAGACCCAAGCGTGGCCAGCCCATAGTCGTGATACCTCCCAAGTAG